In Holophagales bacterium, one DNA window encodes the following:
- a CDS encoding phosphoglycerate kinase gives MTRMLTLEDLDLGSLDGVPVLVRVDFNVPMKEGRVLDDTRLVEALPTLRELVAAGAKLLLCSHCGRPKGERNLKYSLRPAAERLGELLGKPVAFAEDCLGEPVARVVAELPAGGVAVLENLRFYPGEEKNDPEFARALAAPARAYVDDAFGSAHRAHASVTGVLPHLPRKAAGRLMVREVEALGRLLGEPDRPFAAILGGAKIEGKIDTLENLLPRLDILMVGGGMANTFLAAQGHDLKASLVERERLDLARQILARATERGIEMLLPVDLVVTDSFDNPQRIETVTASAVPDGMLAVDVGPETRRRFAAAVGQARTLFWNGPLGVFEKPPFDAGTRAVAEALASCPGFTVIGGGETVAAAHQAGVAGRLGHVSTGGGASLEFLAGRELPGVAALVKG, from the coding sequence ATGACCCGCATGCTCACGCTCGAAGATCTCGATCTCGGCTCGCTCGACGGCGTTCCGGTGCTCGTCCGCGTCGATTTCAACGTCCCGATGAAGGAGGGCCGGGTGCTCGACGACACCCGCCTCGTCGAAGCGTTGCCGACCCTCCGCGAGCTCGTCGCCGCCGGCGCCAAGCTGCTGCTCTGCTCGCACTGCGGCCGGCCGAAGGGCGAACGGAACCTGAAGTACAGCCTTCGCCCGGCGGCCGAGCGGCTCGGCGAGCTGCTCGGCAAGCCGGTGGCCTTTGCCGAAGACTGCCTCGGCGAGCCGGTGGCGCGTGTCGTCGCCGAGCTTCCCGCCGGCGGCGTCGCGGTGCTGGAGAACCTGCGGTTCTATCCCGGGGAGGAGAAGAACGACCCGGAGTTCGCCCGCGCCCTCGCCGCACCGGCACGCGCCTACGTCGATGACGCCTTCGGCTCGGCGCACCGCGCCCACGCTTCGGTGACCGGGGTGCTTCCCCACCTGCCACGGAAGGCAGCGGGGCGGCTGATGGTGCGCGAGGTCGAGGCGCTCGGACGCCTGCTCGGCGAGCCGGATCGCCCCTTCGCCGCCATCCTCGGCGGAGCCAAGATCGAAGGGAAGATCGACACGCTGGAGAACCTCCTGCCGCGCCTCGACATCCTGATGGTCGGCGGCGGCATGGCGAACACCTTCCTGGCTGCCCAGGGCCACGACCTAAAGGCCTCGCTGGTGGAGCGGGAGCGGCTCGACCTGGCGCGCCAGATTCTCGCCCGGGCCACCGAGCGCGGCATCGAGATGCTCCTGCCGGTCGATCTCGTCGTCACCGACAGCTTCGACAACCCGCAACGAATTGAGACCGTGACCGCGAGCGCGGTTCCCGACGGCATGCTCGCCGTCGACGTCGGTCCCGAGACGCGGCGGCGCTTCGCTGCCGCCGTCGGCCAGGCCCGCACCCTCTTCTGGAATGGACCGCTCGGCGTCTTCGAGAAACCGCCCTTCGACGCGGGAACGCGCGCGGTCGCCGAGGCGCTGGCGAGCTGTCCGGGCTTCACCGTCATCGGTGGCGGGGAGACCGTCGCGGCAGCGCATCAGGCCGGGGTCGCCGGCCGCCTGGGCCACGTTTCGACCGGCGGGGGCGCATCGCTCGAGTTCCTCGCCGGGCGTGAGCTGCCCGGTGTCGCTGCCCTGGTGAAGGGCTGA
- a CDS encoding triose-phosphate isomerase: MPRRPIAAANWKMHLLRAEVAAWGRAVLGGIPVPDPRVEVVVFPSFTLLPAAADAFAEGPVAFGAQDLHPEEKGAHTGDVSPLQLAELGCCWALCGHSERRRDHGESDELVGKKVAAALRHGMQPLLCVGETREERRAGETFAVLARQLAAGLASRPATFCLAYEPVWAIGTGETATPEIAGEAHAFLRTELERLGYPSGALRILYGGSVTPENAASLIAQPEIDGFLVGGASLDPGKFLAIIAACGFAAPTDEDPPK; encoded by the coding sequence ATGCCGCGCCGCCCGATCGCCGCTGCCAATTGGAAGATGCACCTGCTGCGCGCCGAGGTCGCGGCCTGGGGTCGCGCGGTCCTCGGCGGCATCCCGGTTCCCGACCCGCGGGTCGAGGTCGTCGTGTTTCCCTCCTTCACGCTCCTGCCGGCCGCCGCAGACGCCTTCGCCGAGGGCCCGGTAGCGTTCGGCGCGCAGGATCTCCATCCCGAGGAAAAGGGCGCCCACACCGGAGACGTCTCCCCGCTCCAACTCGCCGAGCTGGGCTGTTGCTGGGCCCTTTGCGGGCACAGCGAGCGGCGGCGTGACCACGGCGAAAGCGACGAGCTGGTCGGCAAGAAGGTCGCCGCCGCACTTCGCCACGGCATGCAGCCGCTGCTCTGCGTCGGCGAGACGCGCGAAGAACGGCGCGCCGGCGAGACCTTTGCCGTCCTCGCCCGGCAGCTCGCCGCCGGGTTGGCAAGCCGCCCGGCGACGTTCTGCCTGGCCTACGAACCGGTCTGGGCAATCGGTACCGGGGAGACGGCGACCCCGGAGATCGCCGGCGAGGCCCACGCCTTCCTGCGCACCGAGCTGGAGCGCCTGGGTTACCCTTCCGGGGCCCTGCGGATCCTCTACGGCGGGTCGGTCACCCCGGAGAATGCGGCCTCGCTGATCGCCCAGCCGGAGATCGACGGCTTCCTCGTCGGCGGGGCCAGCCTTGACCCGGGGAAATTCCTCGCTATCATTGCCGCTTGCGGTTTCGCCGCCCCGACTGACGAGGACCCCCCCAAGTGA
- the secG gene encoding preprotein translocase subunit SecG: protein MIYLLYVIHVVICVFLILVVLLQQGKGADLSVFGGGGSMATFGARGATTLLHRLTVGSFVAFILTTLGIAILQGKQHRSSVMAGAPTAQTAPATTPTATPAP from the coding sequence GTGATCTATCTGCTCTATGTGATTCACGTCGTCATCTGCGTCTTTCTCATCCTGGTCGTGCTGCTCCAACAGGGCAAGGGGGCCGATCTATCGGTCTTCGGCGGTGGCGGCTCGATGGCCACCTTCGGAGCCCGCGGCGCCACGACCCTGCTGCACCGGCTGACTGTCGGCTCGTTCGTGGCCTTCATCCTGACGACGCTGGGGATCGCGATCCTGCAGGGCAAGCAGCACCGCTCGTCCGTGATGGCTGGCGCGCCGACGGCGCAGACCGCCCCCGCGACGACCCCGACCGCGACGCCGGCCCCCTGA
- a CDS encoding peptidyl-prolyl cis-trans isomerase translates to MSPVLFLLATLMAETPAPAKPAGPVKVKLETTKGAIVLELDAAKAPQTVENFVKYVRDGHYDGTVFHRVIPGFMVQGGGFTADMAQKPTRASIQNEADNGLRNARGTVAMARTNDPHSASAQFFINVVDNAFLNHTAKSAQGWGYAVFGKVVSGMETVDAIAKVPTGNKGPFQNVPIEPVVITKATVQP, encoded by the coding sequence ATGAGCCCCGTGCTGTTCCTGCTCGCCACGCTGATGGCCGAAACCCCTGCTCCCGCCAAGCCCGCCGGACCCGTCAAGGTCAAGCTCGAGACCACCAAGGGCGCGATCGTCCTCGAGCTCGACGCGGCGAAGGCCCCGCAGACCGTCGAGAACTTCGTCAAGTACGTCCGGGACGGTCACTACGACGGGACGGTCTTCCACCGGGTGATCCCAGGCTTCATGGTCCAGGGTGGCGGGTTCACCGCCGACATGGCCCAGAAGCCGACGCGTGCGTCGATCCAGAACGAGGCCGACAATGGCCTGCGCAACGCGCGCGGGACGGTGGCCATGGCCCGCACGAACGACCCCCACAGCGCCTCGGCCCAGTTCTTCATCAACGTCGTGGACAACGCCTTCCTGAACCACACGGCCAAGAGCGCCCAGGGTTGGGGCTACGCGGTGTTCGGCAAGGTGGTCTCGGGAATGGAGACGGTCGACGCCATCGCCAAGGTGCCGACCGGCAACAAGGGTCCCTTCCAGAACGTCCCCATCGAGCCGGTGGTGATCACCAAGGCGACGGTTCAGCCGTAG
- a CDS encoding DUF971 domain-containing protein: MSQPTPVEVRRLPLERRLLIVWNDGHAAAYEYDHLRGYCPCAGCQGHAPARLEFHPPRSPVDLLRIEQVGHYALSFRWSDGHATGIYRFDLLRALCPCPACRASSVPRPEEEPS; this comes from the coding sequence ATGAGCCAACCGACCCCCGTCGAAGTCCGCCGCCTCCCCCTCGAACGCCGGCTGCTGATCGTCTGGAACGACGGCCACGCTGCCGCCTACGAGTACGATCACCTGCGCGGCTACTGCCCCTGTGCCGGCTGTCAAGGGCACGCCCCCGCGCGTCTCGAATTTCACCCGCCCCGATCGCCGGTCGACCTGCTGCGGATCGAACAGGTAGGGCATTACGCCCTGTCGTTCCGCTGGTCGGACGGCCACGCGACCGGGATCTACCGATTCGACCTGCTGCGCGCGCTCTGCCCCTGTCCGGCCTGCCGCGCCTCGTCGGTCCCACGCCCGGAGGAAGAACCGTCATGA
- a CDS encoding D-aminoacylase translates to MLATPSVAATTRHAPPSPRCDLLFAGGRVVDGTGAPWFRADVCVADGRIVAVGSLQRSPARRRIDVRGLVVAPGFIDLMGQSEYNVLVDGRAASKITQGVTTEITGEGSSIAPLDARMLEAGRETYERYGYRPTFTTLAGYFAELERRGSAINLGTFVGAGGLREMIVGRDDRAATPTELAAMEAAVARAMEEGALGLSSALIYVPDRFASTEELIALAKVAARYGGIYATHQRDEGADGSVGLDASLEEVFRIAREAGIPTEIFHLKASGRASWGRMPELLAKIERARAAGLDVGADQYPWAASSNQLSASLPAWVLEGGTEAMLARLADPAQRERARAEFLRRADAADWPAGAERILITGVLTAELERYQGMTLAAIAAERGVDPFDALVDLVIADRGQTARVTFGMSEEDVRAALRHPLVAFCTDSGARAEDGPFSRQRVHPRAFGSAPRILGHYVREENLLTLEEAIRKMTSLPASRLRLADRGLIRPGMAADLVAFDPATIASRATYESPLHYSAGVPFVAVNGVLVVDEGRITTARPGRALRGPGAQPGGSRRRRSGAERVVEGGE, encoded by the coding sequence CTGCTCGCCACCCCGTCGGTTGCCGCGACCACCCGGCACGCGCCCCCGTCCCCGCGATGCGACCTCCTCTTCGCCGGGGGGCGGGTCGTCGACGGAACCGGTGCGCCCTGGTTCCGCGCCGATGTCTGCGTCGCCGACGGTCGCATCGTGGCGGTCGGCTCTCTCCAGCGCTCGCCGGCTCGCCGCCGAATCGACGTTCGGGGACTGGTCGTCGCTCCGGGGTTCATCGACCTGATGGGGCAGTCCGAGTACAACGTGCTCGTCGACGGCCGGGCGGCCAGCAAGATCACCCAGGGAGTCACTACGGAGATCACCGGCGAAGGAAGCTCCATCGCGCCGCTCGACGCCCGGATGCTCGAAGCCGGGCGAGAGACCTACGAACGCTACGGTTACCGCCCCACCTTCACGACGCTCGCCGGCTACTTCGCCGAGCTCGAGCGCCGGGGAAGTGCGATCAACCTGGGGACGTTCGTCGGCGCCGGCGGGCTGCGCGAGATGATCGTCGGGCGAGACGACCGTGCGGCAACGCCGACCGAGCTTGCGGCGATGGAGGCCGCCGTCGCCCGGGCGATGGAAGAGGGAGCGCTCGGCCTGTCGAGTGCGCTCATTTACGTCCCGGACCGCTTCGCGTCGACCGAGGAGCTGATCGCCCTGGCGAAGGTGGCGGCCCGCTACGGCGGCATCTACGCGACCCATCAACGCGACGAGGGCGCCGATGGATCGGTCGGACTCGACGCCAGTCTCGAGGAGGTCTTTCGCATCGCGCGGGAGGCCGGCATCCCGACAGAGATCTTCCACCTGAAAGCGTCCGGTCGGGCGAGCTGGGGGCGCATGCCGGAGCTTCTGGCCAAGATCGAACGGGCGCGCGCCGCCGGACTCGACGTCGGAGCCGATCAGTACCCGTGGGCGGCGAGCTCCAATCAGCTGTCCGCGAGCCTGCCGGCGTGGGTTCTCGAAGGCGGCACCGAGGCGATGCTGGCCCGGCTCGCCGATCCCGCCCAGCGAGAGCGCGCCCGCGCAGAGTTCCTGCGTCGCGCCGATGCCGCCGACTGGCCGGCGGGCGCCGAGCGCATCCTGATCACCGGGGTCCTGACGGCGGAGCTCGAGCGGTATCAGGGGATGACGCTGGCGGCGATCGCGGCGGAGCGCGGCGTCGATCCGTTCGACGCCCTCGTCGATCTGGTGATCGCCGATCGCGGCCAGACCGCGCGCGTCACCTTCGGGATGAGCGAAGAGGACGTGCGTGCCGCCCTTCGCCATCCGCTCGTCGCCTTCTGCACCGATTCGGGGGCGCGGGCGGAAGACGGACCCTTCTCCCGCCAGCGCGTCCACCCGCGGGCTTTCGGCTCGGCGCCGCGGATCCTCGGCCACTACGTCCGGGAGGAGAACCTGCTGACCCTCGAAGAGGCGATCCGCAAGATGACCTCGCTTCCCGCCTCGCGCCTGCGGCTTGCCGACCGCGGCCTGATCCGGCCGGGCATGGCGGCCGACCTGGTCGCCTTCGACCCGGCGACGATCGCCTCCCGGGCGACCTACGAGAGCCCGCTGCACTACAGCGCCGGAGTGCCGTTCGTCGCGGTCAACGGCGTCCTGGTGGTCGACGAGGGGAGGATCACCACGGCACGCCCCGGGAGAGCCCTGCGTGGGCCCGGCGCCCAACCGGGGGGCTCGCGCCGTCGGCGGAGTGGCGCGGAGCGGGTCGTCGAGGGGGGGGAATAG
- a CDS encoding diguanylate cyclase: protein MRARAFPAVPKLRFLLGAAVVAALFLLQLWEDRGSAARRVGISMETRDGAVVVTAVTPGLPADRAGLKGGDRILSIAGRPLAGRTTYDEIASEFAEGVPVTFAVGREAGPQVLPVTPGTPFEWGPVAMVVLILAAYLALAGLVARQPEGDIRALLLQLFSLAVAFEFALPTGLIGSPTIALISLTLQQLINGVQFGLELHLASVLPDRPEWIRRRPWLIRLYYAVGLAFGFGVAGTQLLEGLGVEALPWSAEQAQAVLYQAGFPVWALAVAMLLGHAMLTHAEPRRRQQAGLVFLGILPWVASVLIGLVFDLAGIARWDWLDNWPLLVLPYPIAVFIAIYRYRLFDIELVVRRSLLYTALTSTLLLVFYAVLGAGGALFSHLVGGTRDSLWVVSGATLLLGLMFAPLRQSLQRLIDRRFFPERTALRQRLVDLASGLPARGKLPLMGQHLVGRLPEIFDVRTATLLLATPETGHMVTLASTAFDLEEQFDQSFLLAPDDAGIQMLRRSARPLVASLPAARSATMAQRLRRLGAELAVPLISQETMVGLLLLGEKTDGRPYTAEELELLSLLGHHVATVFENARLFESATYEGLTGLLRREAILDQLERELQRAARYRRPLSIALADLDHFKSINDRHGHLVGDLVLKRTAQAVALALRATDTVGRFGGEEFLVVLPETDLTGASAVAEKLREVVEELQIELEDGEVLGVTTSIGLASVPDAERPGLKSARDLLVEADRALYRAKAEGRNRIEPAAVVA, encoded by the coding sequence ATGCGTGCCCGCGCGTTTCCCGCTGTCCCCAAGCTCCGTTTCCTCCTCGGAGCGGCCGTCGTCGCCGCCCTCTTCCTGTTGCAGCTCTGGGAAGACCGGGGAAGTGCCGCGCGGCGGGTGGGGATCTCGATGGAGACCCGCGACGGCGCCGTGGTCGTCACCGCGGTGACCCCTGGCCTGCCGGCCGACCGCGCCGGCCTGAAGGGTGGCGACCGCATCCTCTCGATTGCCGGCCGGCCCCTCGCGGGCCGCACGACCTACGACGAGATCGCTTCGGAGTTCGCCGAGGGAGTTCCGGTCACGTTCGCGGTCGGGCGCGAAGCGGGTCCGCAAGTCCTCCCCGTGACGCCGGGGACCCCGTTCGAGTGGGGGCCGGTCGCGATGGTGGTGCTGATCCTTGCCGCCTACCTCGCGCTCGCCGGGCTCGTCGCCCGGCAGCCGGAGGGCGACATCCGCGCCCTCCTCTTGCAGCTCTTCTCGCTGGCTGTGGCGTTCGAGTTCGCCCTGCCGACCGGCCTGATCGGCAGCCCGACGATCGCCTTGATCAGCCTGACCCTGCAGCAGCTGATCAACGGCGTTCAGTTCGGCCTCGAGCTTCACCTGGCCTCGGTGCTGCCCGATCGTCCCGAGTGGATCCGCCGTCGTCCCTGGCTGATCCGTCTCTACTATGCCGTCGGGCTCGCCTTCGGCTTCGGCGTCGCGGGGACCCAGCTCCTCGAAGGCCTCGGGGTCGAGGCCCTGCCGTGGAGCGCCGAGCAGGCGCAGGCCGTCCTCTATCAGGCCGGATTCCCGGTGTGGGCACTCGCCGTCGCGATGCTTCTCGGCCACGCGATGCTCACCCACGCGGAGCCGCGGCGGCGGCAGCAGGCCGGCCTCGTCTTCCTCGGCATCCTCCCCTGGGTCGCGTCGGTGCTGATCGGCCTCGTGTTCGACCTCGCCGGCATCGCGCGTTGGGATTGGCTCGACAACTGGCCGCTGCTGGTCCTGCCCTATCCGATCGCCGTTTTCATCGCCATCTACCGCTACCGGCTCTTCGACATCGAGTTGGTGGTCCGTCGCAGCCTCCTCTACACGGCGCTCACCTCGACCCTGCTGCTCGTCTTCTACGCCGTGCTCGGCGCCGGCGGAGCGCTCTTCTCCCACCTGGTCGGCGGCACCCGCGACTCGCTCTGGGTCGTCTCGGGGGCAACGCTGCTGCTCGGACTGATGTTCGCGCCCCTGCGTCAGTCCCTGCAGCGGCTGATCGACCGCCGGTTCTTCCCGGAGCGCACGGCTCTGCGGCAGCGCCTGGTCGACCTCGCCTCCGGCCTCCCGGCCCGCGGCAAGTTGCCGTTGATGGGGCAGCACCTGGTCGGCCGGCTGCCGGAGATCTTCGACGTGCGCACGGCGACGCTCTTGCTCGCCACGCCCGAGACCGGGCACATGGTCACCCTCGCCTCGACGGCCTTCGACCTCGAGGAGCAGTTCGACCAGTCGTTCCTGCTCGCGCCGGACGATGCCGGCATCCAGATGCTGCGCCGTTCGGCGCGGCCGCTGGTCGCCAGCCTGCCGGCGGCGCGGAGTGCGACGATGGCCCAACGGCTGCGGCGACTCGGTGCCGAGCTCGCCGTGCCGCTCATCTCGCAGGAGACGATGGTGGGGCTGCTGCTGCTCGGCGAGAAGACCGACGGCCGGCCCTACACGGCCGAAGAGCTCGAGCTCCTGTCGCTGCTCGGACATCATGTGGCGACGGTCTTCGAGAACGCCCGGCTCTTCGAGTCGGCAACCTACGAGGGGCTGACCGGCCTCTTGCGACGCGAGGCGATCCTCGACCAGCTCGAGCGCGAGCTGCAGCGCGCAGCGCGCTACCGCCGGCCGCTGTCGATCGCCCTCGCCGATCTCGACCACTTCAAGTCGATCAACGACCGTCATGGTCACCTCGTCGGCGATCTCGTGCTGAAGCGGACGGCCCAGGCCGTGGCCCTCGCCCTCCGCGCCACCGACACGGTCGGCCGGTTCGGCGGCGAGGAGTTTCTCGTCGTGCTTCCCGAAACCGACCTGACCGGCGCGAGCGCGGTTGCCGAGAAGCTCCGCGAAGTCGTCGAGGAGCTGCAGATCGAGCTCGAAGACGGCGAGGTGCTCGGCGTCACCACCTCGATCGGCCTCGCCTCCGTGCCGGATGCCGAGCGACCGGGCCTCAAGAGCGCCCGGGATCTGCTCGTCGAGGCCGACCGGGCGCTCTATCGAGCCAAGGCGGAAGGGCGGAACCGGATCGAGCCCGCCGCGGTCGTCGCGTGA
- a CDS encoding YIP1 family protein: protein MTIEPFAGSPSPPQPPIPWEDRQRLGRVLAFVETLRLFTLAPREGFARMRERGDLASPLIWGVLCAWLGVVAAQFWSLALGPLAWLPLLPGGLRQEWAGSVAALAFGLVATPLLALVGLFVSAAIVHLFLWMFGGLAESRAGYEGTLRVVAYSSMAQVANVVPIVGWVAAVGWTLTLQVLGLTQVHRTTPGRAIAAVLMPALLCCAAALVFLAAVVALVAGAILGTGAHRP from the coding sequence ATGACGATCGAGCCCTTTGCCGGGTCGCCCTCGCCTCCGCAACCCCCCATTCCCTGGGAGGACCGGCAGCGACTCGGCCGTGTCCTCGCCTTCGTCGAGACCCTCCGGCTCTTCACCCTCGCTCCAAGGGAAGGCTTCGCCCGCATGCGCGAGCGCGGCGATCTGGCCAGCCCTCTGATCTGGGGGGTGCTCTGCGCCTGGCTCGGCGTCGTGGCGGCCCAGTTCTGGTCGCTTGCGCTCGGTCCCCTCGCCTGGCTCCCCCTGCTGCCCGGCGGGCTTCGGCAGGAATGGGCGGGAAGCGTCGCCGCCCTGGCCTTCGGTCTCGTGGCGACACCGCTCCTGGCGCTCGTCGGGCTCTTCGTGAGCGCCGCGATCGTCCATCTCTTTCTCTGGATGTTCGGCGGTCTTGCCGAGTCGCGCGCCGGCTACGAAGGCACGCTGCGGGTCGTCGCCTACTCCTCGATGGCGCAGGTCGCCAACGTCGTGCCGATTGTCGGCTGGGTGGCGGCGGTCGGTTGGACGCTGACCCTGCAGGTGCTCGGCCTCACTCAAGTGCACCGGACGACGCCTGGGAGGGCGATCGCGGCGGTCCTGATGCCCGCCCTGCTCTGCTGTGCCGCCGCGCTCGTCTTCCTGGCGGCGGTGGTGGCGCTCGTGGCCGGGGCGATCCTCGGCACTGGCGCCCATCGACCCTGA
- the yidD gene encoding membrane protein insertion efficiency factor YidD encodes MLLASLLAVDLARAPASQWSNRVLLASVRAYRAKLSPHFARRCRFTPSCSEYALAVLAHDGALVGSLRAGWRIVRCGPWTPRGTVDRPEPSGGEGTTRAPTRQPPSGSPTR; translated from the coding sequence ATGCTCCTCGCATCGCTCCTCGCCGTCGACCTGGCACGCGCGCCGGCGAGCCAATGGAGCAATCGAGTCCTCCTGGCGTCGGTGCGCGCCTATCGCGCCAAGCTCTCCCCTCACTTCGCCCGCCGCTGTCGCTTCACTCCGAGCTGTAGCGAGTACGCCCTCGCGGTGCTGGCCCACGACGGGGCGCTCGTCGGAAGCCTTCGCGCGGGCTGGCGGATCGTGCGATGCGGGCCGTGGACGCCGCGCGGAACCGTCGATCGGCCGGAGCCGTCCGGCGGCGAAGGCACGACCCGCGCTCCCACCAGACAACCCCCCTCCGGGAGCCCAACCCGATGA
- a CDS encoding DUF2752 domain-containing protein yields the protein MIAAAAASIAVDALDAGPVLCLFRRFTGIPCPGCGLTRGVARLMRGELRQSFALHPLAPVIVLEAAALWVVWGGVLFRRLPRPSESTVLRLLWVNLASLAVVWLARLALGTLPG from the coding sequence TTGATCGCGGCGGCAGCGGCGTCCATCGCGGTCGATGCGCTCGACGCCGGCCCGGTCCTCTGCCTCTTTCGTCGTTTCACCGGCATCCCCTGCCCCGGTTGCGGTTTGACCCGGGGCGTGGCTCGCCTGATGCGCGGCGAGCTTCGCCAGTCGTTTGCGCTCCATCCGCTCGCGCCGGTGATCGTCCTCGAGGCGGCGGCGCTCTGGGTGGTGTGGGGTGGCGTGCTGTTTCGCCGACTCCCGCGTCCCTCAGAGTCCACGGTGTTGCGCCTTCTGTGGGTCAACCTCGCGTCGCTCGCTGTCGTCTGGTTGGCGCGACTCGCCCTGGGGACGCTCCCGGGATGA
- a CDS encoding DUF4190 domain-containing protein, with the protein MSEPFPPPPPPPAPPAPAGSSNRATVALILGILGVVCCGLCAPFAWVMGNRELEAIRSGLAPAANQGLATAGKILGIIGTILFALGIVWMIFFGGMAIVSAMAGGAGH; encoded by the coding sequence GTGAGCGAACCGTTCCCGCCGCCGCCCCCGCCACCCGCTCCTCCGGCCCCTGCCGGATCGAGCAATCGGGCGACGGTCGCCCTCATCCTCGGCATCCTCGGTGTCGTCTGCTGCGGCCTCTGCGCCCCCTTCGCCTGGGTCATGGGCAACCGTGAGCTCGAGGCGATCCGCAGCGGCCTGGCGCCGGCCGCCAATCAGGGGCTGGCCACCGCCGGCAAGATCCTCGGCATCATCGGCACGATCCTGTTCGCTCTGGGGATCGTCTGGATGATCTTCTTCGGCGGGATGGCGATCGTCTCGGCCATGGCCGGAGGCGCAGGCCACTGA
- a CDS encoding DUF4870 domain-containing protein: MSEPYVPPPPPAAPPPAASSNRTLMLVLSYLGLLALVPLLVEKDDAEVQWHAKNGLVFTGAFMVMFVALSIIGMLPVAGCLTLILWPFVGLGWLIVTIMAIVKATNGERFVIPGLSDLVAKF, from the coding sequence ATGAGCGAGCCCTATGTTCCGCCTCCGCCGCCGGCTGCGCCGCCGCCGGCCGCGTCGAGCAACCGGACCCTGATGCTGGTGCTTTCCTATCTCGGACTGCTCGCCCTCGTCCCGCTGCTGGTCGAGAAGGACGACGCCGAGGTGCAGTGGCACGCCAAGAACGGACTGGTCTTCACCGGGGCGTTCATGGTCATGTTCGTCGCCCTCTCGATCATCGGCATGCTGCCGGTGGCCGGTTGCCTCACGCTCATCCTCTGGCCGTTCGTCGGTCTGGGCTGGCTGATCGTGACCATCATGGCCATCGTCAAGGCGACCAATGGCGAGCGCTTCGTCATCCCGGGCCTGAGCGACCTCGTCGCCAAGTTCTGA
- a CDS encoding YigZ family protein, with the protein MSATDGGYPAPAGEGRSELRDRGSLFLAVVSPCADEDEAKRMLAAVAARHPEATHHCWAYRLGDPPRERSADAGEPGGTAGAPILQALRSAGLSDAFAVVTRWFGGVKLGKGGLVRAYGGAARDAVAATPVLRRVPVDELEVELPFARLGAVKRLLRPPEVELLAESYGETVRLRLRVQRPRVAALRATFAELGAREIAGED; encoded by the coding sequence ATGAGCGCAACGGACGGCGGCTATCCGGCCCCGGCGGGAGAGGGCCGAAGCGAGCTGCGCGATCGCGGGTCCCTCTTCCTCGCCGTCGTGTCGCCCTGCGCTGACGAAGACGAGGCGAAGCGCATGCTCGCCGCCGTGGCAGCGCGTCATCCCGAGGCGACCCACCACTGCTGGGCCTATCGGCTCGGCGATCCTCCCCGGGAGCGGAGCGCCGATGCTGGCGAGCCCGGCGGCACCGCCGGAGCGCCGATTCTCCAGGCCCTGCGGAGCGCCGGGCTCTCGGACGCGTTCGCCGTCGTCACCCGGTGGTTCGGCGGGGTCAAGCTGGGCAAGGGGGGCCTGGTGCGCGCCTACGGCGGCGCGGCGCGCGACGCGGTCGCGGCGACGCCGGTCCTCCGGCGCGTCCCCGTCGACGAGCTCGAGGTCGAGCTGCCGTTCGCGCGACTGGGCGCGGTCAAGCGATTGCTGCGCCCGCCCGAAGTCGAGCTGCTCGCCGAGTCCTACGGCGAGACGGTGAGACTCCGCCTCCGTGTGCAGCGGCCGCGAGTCGCCGCGCTGCGCGCCACCTTCGCCGAGCTCGGCGCGCGGGAGATCGCCGGCGAGGATTGA